From the genome of Pseudomonas putida:
GAGGCCGACCAGTTGCTCCTTGGCTTCGCGCACTTCTTCGACGGCCATCTCACGCAGGTCGGGGTCGGCGTCCTTGAGCAGTGCCTGGGCACCTTCGAGGTCGTCCTGGACCTTGCGCCACTCTTTATAGGCAGCGATCACCGGCTCGACTTCGGCGTATTCACGGGAATAGGCGCGAAAGCGAGTCTGGTCGGATATGACTTCGGCATCACCCAGCAGCGCGGTGAGTTCCTCGAAGCGGTCCTGGAGCGTGTCCAGTTTGTTCAGCAGCGACGCTTTCATTGCGGGGATTTGTCCGTCGAGCCCTCGTGGAGGGCAAAGAGTTCCTGGGCCATGGCCAGCGCGTCGACGCGCCCCTCGGCCGAGAGCTTTTTCAACTGCACGCTGGGCGCATGCAGGAGTTTGTTGGTGAGCCCCCGGGCCAGTTGGGCCAGTACATCCTCGGGGTTGCCGCCGTTGGCCAGCAGGCGCTGGGCCTTTTGTAGCTCTTCGTCGCGCAGGCGTTCGCTCTGTTGGCGGTAGGCGCGCAGCACATCGACCGCGGCCAGCTCGCGCAAGCGCACCATGAAGTCCTCGGCGCCCACCGAGACCAGCTCCTCGGCCGCCTGGGCCGCACCCTGGCGGCTCTTGAGGTTTTCCGCGACGACTTCGTGAAGGTCGTCGACGGTGTACAGGTAGACATCGTCGAGCTCGCCTACCTCAGGCTCGATATCACGCGGCACGGCGATGTCGACCATGAAGATGGGCTTGTGTCGGCGCTGCTTGAGGGCGCTTTCCACCGCGCCCTTGCCGAGGATCGGCAACTGGCTGGCGGTAGAACTGATGACGATGTCGCTGTTGGCCAGCTCCTGGGGAATGTCGGCCAACAACACCGCGTGCGCGCCGAACTGCTCGGCGAGGATGCTGGCGCGCTCCAGGGTCCGGTTGGCCACGACGATACGACGCACGCCCTGCTCGTGCAGGTGACGGGCGACCAGGGTGATGGTTTCACCGGCGCCGATCAGCAGCGCCTGGCTGCGGCCCAGGTCGCTGAAGATCTGCCGGGCCAGGCTGACGGCGGCAAACGCCACCGACACCGGGTTCTCGCCGATGGCCGTGTCGGTGCGCACCTGCTTGGCGGCGCTGAAGGTGGCCTGGAACAATCTGCCCAGCAATGGGCCAATGGTCCCGGCCTCACGTGCCACGGCGTAGGCCGACTTCATCTGGCCGAGGATCTGCGGCTCGCCCAGGACCAGCGAATCCAGGCCGGAGGCGACCCGCATCATGTGCTTGACAGCATCGTGCTCCTCGTGGACGTACGCACTGGCGCGCAGCTCGTCGAGGCTCAGCTGGTGATAGTCGGCCAGCCATTGCAGCACGGCATCGGCTGCCAGGTGGTCCTGCTCTATATATAGCTCGCTACGGTTGCAGGTCGACAGGATCGCCGCCTCGCGGCTGGCGGTGAGTCGACAGAGCTGCTGCAGGGCGTCGACCAGCTGCTCTGGGGTAAACGCCACGCGCTCGCGTACGTCTACCGAGGCAGTCTTATGGTTGATACCAAGTGCAAGAAAGGCCATGCAAGGTCGCTGGTTGGGACGTGAAGCCGATAATTGTCCTACTTCGCAGGTTTTAGAACAACCACCGTTCGCTATTGTCGTGATAGTGATGGGTGCCAGGCATGAGAGGTAGGGCAGGTCGAGAGTCGGGCGCCAAGGAACCCTCCCCTCCTCAAAAGGTCGCAATTAACCAGACACGCCACAGGTGGGTTTGCCCCCGCGCTTGTGTCATCATGCTCCGACCGCCGGTTAGTCCTCCTAAGCCTCCTTTATGAACAGACCCTACGCATTGCTGCTTGCCTTCGCCCTGCTCCAGGGCTGCCAGAGCCTGGCCCCGCACAAGGCCGAGCCTCCCGTCGCCGAGGCAGGCAAGGAGGCAGCCGAAAAGCCTGTGGTGTACGGCTCGTTCAAGCAGGACACGCTGTACAGCCTGCTGGTAGCGGAGCTGGCCGGCCAGCGCAACCGCTTCGACATCGCCCTGGCCAACTACACCGACCAGGCGCAGAAAACCCAGGACCCAGGTGTATCGGAGCGTGCCTACCGCATCGCCGAATACCTCGGCGCCGACGAACCGGCCCTGGAAAACGCCCTCGTCTGGGCCCGCAACGACCCACAGAATCTCGACGCCCAGCGTGCCGCCGCCATCCAGCTGGCCCGCGCCGGTCGCTACGACGATGCCATGGCCTATATGGAGAAAGTGCTCCAGGGCCAGGGCGACACCCATTTCGATTTCCTTGCCCTGTCGGCCGCCGAAACCGACCAGAGCACCCGCGACGGCTTGATGCAGAGCTTCGAGCGGTTGCTGGTCAAGTATCCTGACAACAGCCAGCTGGTGTTCGGCAAGGCGCTGCTGCTGAACCAGGATGGCAAGGCCGAGGAGGCCCTCGACCTGCTCGAGGCGCACCCAGCGCAAAACGGCGAAATCGCTCCGATCCTGCTGCGTGCGCGCCTGCTCCAGGCCCTCGACCGCGGCCCCGAGGCCCTGCCGCTGCTGCGCGGGGCGATTCGCGACAACCCTGACGACAAGCGCCTGCGCCTGACCTACGCGCGCACGCTGGTCGAGCAGGATCGCATCGCCGATGCCAAGGGCGAGTTCCTCAGCCTGGTCCAGCAGTACCCCGAGGACGACGAACTGCGTTACTCGCTGGCCCTGGTGTGCCTGGAAAACAAGGACTGGGACGAAGCCGAGAGCTACCTGCGCGAGCTGATCGAGCGCGACAGCAACGTCGACGCCGCGCACCTCAACCTCGGCCGAATCCAGGAAGAACGCAACGACCCCGAAGGTGCCCTGCGCGAATATGCACTGGTCGGCCCAGGCCCGGACTATTTGCCGGCGCAACTGCGCCAGGCCGACATCCTCATCGCCAACGGCCGCGGCACCGACGCCTCGCGCCTGCTCGCCGAGGCCCGCGAAGCGCAGCCGGACTACGCCATCCAGCTGTACCTGATCGAGTCGGAAAGCTACAGCAACAACAACAAGGACGCCCAGGCCGACCAGGTGCTGCAGCAAGGCATCAAGCGCTTCCCGGACGACCTGAATCTGCTCTACACCCGCGCCATGCTGGCCGAAAAGCGCAACGACCTGCCGCAAATGGAACAGGACCTGCGCGCCATCATCGCTCGCGAGCCGGAAAACTCCATGGCCCTCAACGCCCTGGGCTACACCCTGGCCGACCGCACCACCCGCTACGCCGAAGCCAAGGCCCTGATCGAGAAAGCCCACCAGTTGACCCCTGACGACCCGGCCGTGCTCGACAGCCTGGGCTGGGTCAACTACCGCCTGGGCAACCTGGACGAGGCCGAACGCTACCTGCGCCAGGCATTCGAACGTTTCCCCGACCATGAAGTGGCTGCCCACCTGGGTGAAGTGCTCTGGGCCAACGGCAAGCGCCGCGAAGCCCGCCAGGTGTGGGCCAAGGCCCTGCAAGCCCAACCCGACAGCAGCGTCCTGCGCCAGACCCTGCTGCGCCTGACCGGATCAGAGACCCTCTAAACCATGTTCTTGCGCCATTGCATCACCTTCACCCTGATTGCCCTGCTCGCCGGCTGTGCCGGCTTCGGTAGCCGCGAAGCCCTCCAGGGCCACGGCGACCCCAAGCAGTGGCAGGCCCATAAGACCCAGCTGAGCAGCCTCGACGGCTGGCAGATCAACGGCAAGGTCGGCAT
Proteins encoded in this window:
- the hemA gene encoding glutamyl-tRNA reductase, with the translated sequence MAFLALGINHKTASVDVRERVAFTPEQLVDALQQLCRLTASREAAILSTCNRSELYIEQDHLAADAVLQWLADYHQLSLDELRASAYVHEEHDAVKHMMRVASGLDSLVLGEPQILGQMKSAYAVAREAGTIGPLLGRLFQATFSAAKQVRTDTAIGENPVSVAFAAVSLARQIFSDLGRSQALLIGAGETITLVARHLHEQGVRRIVVANRTLERASILAEQFGAHAVLLADIPQELANSDIVISSTASQLPILGKGAVESALKQRRHKPIFMVDIAVPRDIEPEVGELDDVYLYTVDDLHEVVAENLKSRQGAAQAAEELVSVGAEDFMVRLRELAAVDVLRAYRQQSERLRDEELQKAQRLLANGGNPEDVLAQLARGLTNKLLHAPSVQLKKLSAEGRVDALAMAQELFALHEGSTDKSPQ
- a CDS encoding tetratricopeptide repeat protein is translated as MNRPYALLLAFALLQGCQSLAPHKAEPPVAEAGKEAAEKPVVYGSFKQDTLYSLLVAELAGQRNRFDIALANYTDQAQKTQDPGVSERAYRIAEYLGADEPALENALVWARNDPQNLDAQRAAAIQLARAGRYDDAMAYMEKVLQGQGDTHFDFLALSAAETDQSTRDGLMQSFERLLVKYPDNSQLVFGKALLLNQDGKAEEALDLLEAHPAQNGEIAPILLRARLLQALDRGPEALPLLRGAIRDNPDDKRLRLTYARTLVEQDRIADAKGEFLSLVQQYPEDDELRYSLALVCLENKDWDEAESYLRELIERDSNVDAAHLNLGRIQEERNDPEGALREYALVGPGPDYLPAQLRQADILIANGRGTDASRLLAEAREAQPDYAIQLYLIESESYSNNNKDAQADQVLQQGIKRFPDDLNLLYTRAMLAEKRNDLPQMEQDLRAIIAREPENSMALNALGYTLADRTTRYAEAKALIEKAHQLTPDDPAVLDSLGWVNYRLGNLDEAERYLRQAFERFPDHEVAAHLGEVLWANGKRREARQVWAKALQAQPDSSVLRQTLLRLTGSETL